From the genome of Mycobacterium kansasii ATCC 12478:
TGTTCGGCAAGGTCTTTCGCGCGCTGCAGCAGCGCGGGCCGCTCGTCCGGTGACGCGCCGCCCACACTCTTACTTGCGGCCTTCTGTTCGGCGCGCAGCGCATCCGCGGCCGCGATCGTTCTGCGCCGCGCGGCGTCGGCTGTCAACAGCGCGTCCACCAGCGACGGGTCTTCGCCGCGACTGAGTTGGGAGCGGCGCACGGCGTCGGGGTCTTCCCGGAGCAGCTTCAGGTCGATCACGGGCGCAAGACTACTTTTGACCGCACAGCCCGATGGCGCCAGCTGTCCGGGCATCGGCTCTGGTCTCACATCAGCAACATTGGTCACCCGACTGGGTTGGCCCTGTCAGAATGGAACGGATGTTGGACGCGCCCGAGAAGCAACCGCCACCAGACAGCGAAGCTGAAAGCTCACCGCACGGCGAAGCCGCCCCGGCCCAAGCGGAGCCGCCGGGGGCGGGCTTTCGCTGGCCCCGTGCTCTGCAGGCGTCCGCGACCCGGCGGGCGCTGCTGCTCACCGCTCTGGGTGCCCTGTTGATCGCCGGGCTGGTCACCGCGATTCCCGCGGTGACCACCGGTCCCGGGCGCCTTGCCGGCTACATCGACAACAATCCGGTGCCCAGCACCGGCGCCAAGAACAACGCCGCCTTCAATCGAGCCATCGGCGGCGACTGCCTGACCTGGCCCGACGCCATGCCGGAGGCCGCGACCATCGTCAGCTGCTCCGACGACCACCGGTTCGAAGTGGCCGAGTCCATCGACATGCGGACCTTCCCCGGTTCGGAGTACGGGCCCAACGCCGCTCCCCCGTCGCCGGCACGCATCCAGCAAATCAGCCAGGAGCAGTGCGAGGCCGCGGTACGCCGCTACCTCGGCACCAAGTTCGATCCGAACAGCAAGTTCACCATCAGCATGCTGTGGTCCGGTGACCGGGCCTGGCGACAAGCCGGCGAGCGCCGCATGTTGTGCGGCCTGCAGCTGCCCGGCCCCAACAATCAGCAGGCCCTGTTCAAAGGCAAGGTTGCCGATCTCGACCAGTCCAAGGTCTGGCCGGCCGGCACCTGCCTGGCCATCGACTCGAACACCAACCAACCGGTCGATGTTCCGGTCGATTGCACGGCCCCGCACGCGATGGAGGTGACCGGCACGGTCAACCTCGCCGAGAAGTTCCCGAACGCGCTGCCCGCCGAACCCGAGCAGGACGCGTATATCAAGGACAACTGCACCCGGATGACGGACGCCTACCTGGCGCCCGTCAAGTTGCGGACCACCACGTTGACGCTGATCTACCCGACGCTGTCGCTGTCCAGTTGGTCGGCGGGGAGCCGTGAGGTCGCGTGCAGCATCGGTGCGACGCTGGGCAACGGGGGCTGGGCCACGTTGGTGAACAGCGCCAAGGGACCGCTGCTGATCAACGGCCAGCCCCCGATACCGCCGCCCGACATTCCCGAGGAGCGACTCACCCTGCCGCCGATCCCGGTGCAGGTGCCGGCCCCACAACCCGCGGCTCCGGTCCAGGAGATCCCGGTCACGCCGCCGGGCAACCAGCACCTGCCCAATCAACAGCCGGTGGTGACACCGTCTCGCGCGCCGGCAGCTCCGGCCACCACCCAAGCACCCGCCGCGCCGGCCACCACCCAGGCACCCGCTGCCCCGGCTACCCAGCCCCCGCCGGCCGAGGGCGGGGCGCCGCCGGGGGCCCCGGCACCGGAAGCCCCCGCACCCGCCGAGCCCGCGCCGGAAGGTTAGCCCGTGGCGGTGCGGATGGACCCGCAGCGGTTCGACGAACTGGTTTCCGACGCACTCGACCTCATCCCGTCCGAACTGGCAGCCGCGATGGACAACGTGGTCATCTTGGTCGCCGACCGCCACCCCGACGACCACGACCTGCTGGGCTTGTACGAGGGGGTCGCGCTGACCGAGCGCGACTCCGATTACGCCGGAGCACTGCCGGACGCGATCACCATCTACCGCGACGCCCTGTTGGATGTCTGCGAATCCGCCGACGAAGTCGTCGACCAGGTGGCGATCACGGTGATCCACGAGATCGCCCACCACTTCGGCATCGACGATGCCCGGCTGGACGAACTGGGGTGGGGCTGACCGAACCCGGCCGGTGACGGGCGCGGCATCCCGGATTTGTCCGGCCCTGGTGCTAAGAACGCTTCATGAGCACAGTCTGTCGCGACTGCCGGACAGGCGTCTATCACTGCCACGGCACGATCATTCGTCATGCTCTGGGCCGGACCGAATGCACCGAAACCGACTGCGACGGGCCCGAGATATCGGTGCACACGTTCGTCATCGACTGCGACGCGGTCGGCTGCCGATGCGCTGACGCACCTAACGGAGAGGCCGGATCACCCCATCGGGTCAGTGCTTGACGTCACCGCGTCGATCACCGGCGTGGGCGGGCCTTGGGTGAGGTCGGGGTAGAACGGCGGCTTGAGGGTTCCCCACTGCACACAGCTCCAGCGCCCGTCGGTGATCGGGGCCAGCACCACGCATTCGGCATTGCCCAAATGGTTGTCGAGCACGAAGGTGCCGTCGACTCCGGCCAGCACCGCCGACGTCAGCCGGATTGCCGCGCCATGGCTGACGACCACGATGTCACCGTCCCAGGTGGCGTCGTCCAGGTAGCGCATCCGTAGTTCGGTGAGCACCGGCACGTAACGGTCCAAGACGTCTTCGCCGGACTCACCACCGGGCAGCGGCACATGCAGTTCACCGCGATGCCAACGGTCGTAGATGGCGTTGAATTCGGCGACGGCCTCGTCGTCGTTGCGATTCTCCAGCTCCCCCACCTGGACCTCGTGGATGCCGTCGAGCCGCAGCGGCGACAAGTCCAGCGC
Proteins encoded in this window:
- a CDS encoding septum formation family protein, translated to MLDAPEKQPPPDSEAESSPHGEAAPAQAEPPGAGFRWPRALQASATRRALLLTALGALLIAGLVTAIPAVTTGPGRLAGYIDNNPVPSTGAKNNAAFNRAIGGDCLTWPDAMPEAATIVSCSDDHRFEVAESIDMRTFPGSEYGPNAAPPSPARIQQISQEQCEAAVRRYLGTKFDPNSKFTISMLWSGDRAWRQAGERRMLCGLQLPGPNNQQALFKGKVADLDQSKVWPAGTCLAIDSNTNQPVDVPVDCTAPHAMEVTGTVNLAEKFPNALPAEPEQDAYIKDNCTRMTDAYLAPVKLRTTTLTLIYPTLSLSSWSAGSREVACSIGATLGNGGWATLVNSAKGPLLINGQPPIPPPDIPEERLTLPPIPVQVPAPQPAAPVQEIPVTPPGNQHLPNQQPVVTPSRAPAAPATTQAPAAPATTQAPAAPATQPPPAEGGAPPGAPAPEAPAPAEPAPEG
- a CDS encoding histidine phosphatase family protein, with the protein product MSGRLVLLRHGQSHGNVERRLDTRPPGTALTPLGREQARGFALGGPARPVLLAHSVAVRASETAEVIAAALDLSPLRLDGIHEVQVGELENRNDDEAVAEFNAIYDRWHRGELHVPLPGGESGEDVLDRYVPVLTELRMRYLDDATWDGDIVVVSHGAAIRLTSAVLAGVDGTFVLDNHLGNAECVVLAPITDGRWSCVQWGTLKPPFYPDLTQGPPTPVIDAVTSSTDPMG